In a genomic window of Flavobacterium crassostreae:
- a CDS encoding AAA family ATPase, with the protein MSKEIVILIGGPGTGKSTLIAALVAQGYCCYPEISREVTLEAQKQGVEQLFLEQPLLFSELLLEGRKKQFLDAQKEPHSMVFMDRGLPDVLAYLNYIGTDYPKEFDSLCKEFRYSKVFILPPWPEIYVQDQARYENFQQALQIQEHLITTYQTYGYQLLEVPKDTVDNRILFILDRI; encoded by the coding sequence GTGTCAAAAGAAATCGTTATTCTTATCGGCGGACCCGGAACAGGCAAAAGCACCTTAATTGCCGCATTAGTGGCACAAGGATATTGTTGTTATCCCGAAATTTCGAGAGAAGTTACCCTTGAGGCACAAAAACAAGGTGTAGAACAGCTCTTTTTGGAACAACCTTTGTTGTTTAGCGAGTTGTTATTAGAGGGTCGTAAAAAACAATTTTTGGATGCTCAAAAAGAACCCCATTCTATGGTTTTTATGGACCGCGGACTCCCCGATGTACTGGCCTACCTAAACTATATTGGTACCGATTACCCCAAAGAATTTGACAGTCTCTGCAAAGAGTTTCGGTATTCTAAAGTGTTTATTCTTCCGCCTTGGCCAGAAATTTATGTGCAAGATCAAGCGCGTTACGAAAATTTTCAACAAGCCTTACAAATTCAAGAACACCTTATAACTACCTACCAAACCTACGGCTACCAACTCCTTGAAGTACCCAAAGACACGGTAGACAACCGAATACTTTTTATATTAGACCGAATTTAG